The window TCCCCGAAGGAGGCATTTGTATTTCTATTTTTCCGGATTGGAGAATTCTTTTAAGATACATCCACGAATCTTCTTCTTCAAGTAAATCGCGGAAACGCACGATAAGGTACCCGCCGAAAGCTCGGTGAACAGCGCCTTCTCTAATTTTTAAATGCCCGTTAATTTCAGGGATATTTGAATCGGAGTGAGTTTCTATAGTTCCGAATAAATTTGTAAAGTTGGGCAGATTTTCGGTTATCACATAATTTTTATCGCTTTTGTTTTCACAAATTAAATTTATTGTATATCGTCCCAAAAAGGCTTTTTTTAATTTATTTGATTTAAACTCGCTGCTGTATATTTTCATTCGTTTAATTAAATCTTCTTCAATGCGTTTTAAAAATTTTAAAATCTTTTTTGTATTTTCTTTTTGTTTTCCGTTTTTACAGGAAGAGTTAAAAGTTTCAGTCATTTGAAAAAGAGGCTTTAATTCTTCTTCTACAATCGGTTTAATCGACTCTTTTTGGTGTTCCGTCAGTTTTGTATCCGCCTCAATCCTTTTTTCCCGTAAAAAAGAAAAAAGATTGGACATTTCATCAAGCGAAGCGTAATACTTTTCGCGCAAAATATTTAATTCCTGTTCAGGGAATTTTCCTTGTGCAGCCTTTGACTGTAATTCTCCCATAGGAATTTCTTTTCCTTTGATAACAGGAATTAAATCTACCGATTGATTATTTTCATCTTTTATTTGAAGCATTTTAAAACCCGCTTTTAACATTTTCGTTTCAAATTCCATCAGCAGGGTATTTTCTTCATTATCCGTTTGAGTTATAATCGCCTTTTGTTCCGCGGAAAAAAGCTCCGATTTTAAAAGCTGAAGAGTTCGGGTATGAATTTTTTCGACGGCTTTTTTCAGCATAGTACGGAATATTCTTCCCTTACCTGCCGGAAAAAACAGAGCGGCAGGTTCTATGGGACGGGTAAAATTATAAACATAAGCTATGTCTTGAAGTTTTGCCCGATTAGGTTTATAATTTTTCAAGAGCGATGAAAGAACGGTTCTGCGTCCCGTTCCGGGAGCTCCCATAACGAAGATATTATAACCTTCCCCAGTAATGCCGAGACCTAATTCTATTGCTTTAACGGCTCGGTCTTGACCTACGATTTGAGGTTCAACTCCGTTATGCTTTAATTCCCGGATTTTATTTTCAGGGAACAAAAATTCCAGTTCGTCTAAATTTAATTTTTCGGCAAGGCAGTCCGTCATATAAGCTCCTTTAATTTTTTATGAGGTAATTTATGTCCGATTTTTTGGTTAGTGAGATACTCGTTTTAATTTTACTTATTCCGCCCTGTTTGCGCCCGTTTTCTAAGGGGTTGAAAAAAGCCGGCGCCGTTCCTCTTCTTCCATGGTTTGCCGCCGTTATTCTTCTTTTTATAATGTTCGGGCAGGGCATAACGGTCTCTCTCTTACCTGTTATCGCCATAGCTGTAATCTGTATTATAACAGAATTTGCAAGATTTGTAATGTTCTTAAACGGTCTTCCCAACGGTTTTTATTCCGGTTTTTCGTATTTTTTGCGTATTTTTATGCTTATTTTACTCAGCGGAGTCTTTTTTTGCACTTTTTATTTTTCACCTGAACGCGATTACCCTGCAAACTATTCGGACTTTACAAAAGAGGATTTGATTTTTAACACTAACGGTAAAGAATTTTGCGGAGGCGTTTTTTATAAACCGCAAAATGTCAAAAATGAACATATTACGGTTGCGGTTTTAAGCGCTTATCCGCATTGCAGCTCATACTCCAATACGTTTAGCCGTTTTTTTGCAAATGCGGGCTATAACACCGTTGAACTTACAAATCCCGAAAATATAAATATAAAATTTTTACCTAAACGCTATACGGAATTTTTAGCTTCCTGCAATGCCGTTTTAAAACAGAACGGCAAAGAAGAGAATAAAGAAAAACAAAATTCCGATTTTTTTAATTTTACCGTTTCGGAAATTTTAAATTTAAGAAAAAATTCATCTTTTTACGTAATTGCCGAAGGACGGTACAGGCAAGCCTTATATGATTATTTCGTGCAAAATCCCGGAGCCTTTTCGGGAATCTTTTTTATTCTTTCCGAAGAGGAAGAAATAAGCGGACTTAACAGGGAACGTTCTTGTATTTTAGATGAACGCGGTCAGCTTAAGTTTTCGCATGAGCTTTCGGAATTTCCCGTTTGTTTATTTATCCGTCCTAAGGAAAAACTTTCCCAATTCGGAGAACTGAGATGCGATGATGTTTTAGCTGCAAGGCTTTTAGGAGCTTCAAGAGATTTGGGCAGAAAAGACAGGATTACGGCTGCGGAAGTTTTTGAAAAATGGCTGAAAATACGTGATGAAATTACAATAGGACATCTTTAAAAACAGATGTTTTAAAGGCGTTCCTGAAATTTTTAGATTTTTGATATTGTAAATACATTGTTATTTTTGATGTAATGTGATATAATGAAGTATGATTTGAACAATTTTACTTTAGAGGATTTTCGGCATGAAAAAATCATTATTGATAACATTCATATTTGCAGTTTTTTTATTCGGCATTCATTACTTTATGAATATTTCCAATCATCTACCGGATGAGTTTTCTAAAAGGTGGAATTGCGTAGATAGAGAAGATGCCGAGTGTAACTCGGTATTTAACTTGCCCGTAAAATTTAAAAATCTTACAAATATTAAAATCCAAAGACAGCTTCCTGAAATCCTTGATAAAACTACAGATACTCTTTTCTTTTATACTTCCGAGCAATGCGTTGCCGTTTTTATTGATGATACCCAGATTTATGAATACGGTATGGAAAAAGATACCAGACCGTTTATGAAATCCCCCGCCGCCTTGTGGCATAAAGTAAAACTTGAAAAGTCTTATGAGGGGAAGAAGCTGAGCCTGTTTTTTTCGTATCCGTACAAAAAAAACAGAGGTAAAATTTTTAAAGTTTATCTTTCAAATTATCAAAATTTTAATAAATATTTAATGAAAAAATACTTTCTCGGTTTGGAATTCGGTATTTTATGTTTGGTTTTTCCGCTTGTAGTAAGTCCTTTATGTTGGGTATTCAGAAAATATAAAGATAAAATTATGCATATTCTTTGTATTTGTATTTTTTCGGTACTGGCTGCCGTTTGGTATATTTCGGATAACAAGCTTATA is drawn from Treponema pedis and contains these coding sequences:
- a CDS encoding Lon protease family protein, encoding MTDCLAEKLNLDELEFLFPENKIRELKHNGVEPQIVGQDRAVKAIELGLGITGEGYNIFVMGAPGTGRRTVLSSLLKNYKPNRAKLQDIAYVYNFTRPIEPAALFFPAGKGRIFRTMLKKAVEKIHTRTLQLLKSELFSAEQKAIITQTDNEENTLLMEFETKMLKAGFKMLQIKDENNQSVDLIPVIKGKEIPMGELQSKAAQGKFPEQELNILREKYYASLDEMSNLFSFLREKRIEADTKLTEHQKESIKPIVEEELKPLFQMTETFNSSCKNGKQKENTKKILKFLKRIEEDLIKRMKIYSSEFKSNKLKKAFLGRYTINLICENKSDKNYVITENLPNFTNLFGTIETHSDSNIPEINGHLKIREGAVHRAFGGYLIVRFRDLLEEEDSWMYLKRILQSGKIEIQMPPSGNHTPSVFKPEALPADFKVIIIGGEYTYDILYQEDPDFYKLFKVCAEFDSVMQKNDENIDALISLADYLCKKKNTLPLTDSGCARLVSYSSELAGSRTLLTAQFTKISDLIIEADFYAKKQGKKAICNEVLNDAIEKRRYFHSLPEEKFTEMVQLGEILIDVAGKKIAKINGLAVEERGYHAFGVPVAVTAQASPGTGGIVNIEHEAGLSGEIYDKAHLIITSLLRQKFSQNTPLSISASICFEQSYSYIDGDSASCAEFLALISAIGEFPMRQDIAVTGSLNQHGMVQPVGGISEKIEGFFNTCKILGFTGSQGVMIPYSNKTNLFLPKKIIEAAAEGKFNIWTIKTIDEGIKLLSGLDEKTYTQKISSKLNEFYEKVKEISIKK